From the genome of Malus domestica chromosome 04, GDT2T_hap1, one region includes:
- the LOC103434365 gene encoding uncharacterized protein — MEDPSGESELEEDCPEANYGKVRWILNKGWGLGLKILVTGMVISSAPIVLPPLVVISAIGFAVSVPSGVVLASYACTEKIMSKLLPYGEPPLLSENNGTLMTNNEEFEQDEEWEQDTWVGGKTDIEKEEGWDWRDRLEGGEMRVEFVDEENYAIIVEDSQGNVTEDADEIVEENGYQEDVDESTNKEEKLILDSIYEVKFEGLTDDFKDDSVLDENQVDEVCGLVLNVLEGDETDDQMGVTPIEVTTLVIEESEGQEGVSDNVEDEELVEETRGLLEKIRDEGNGDNAMEMNKQYVGETGGGGEVRNKKIGTHAEDIEIPVEARIADIGSQEPTSTMEGGVGEVPDECEGMQGFQEMRYANDAKTVSKDVKPTRDIGSVSESKNAEKNLEVEKPIGETKNVNDVLEEEKKMADKRNMKPVVSSIVEDEQKPVIIREEPVQQGRRTEDTISDVDFQLIKEKETVVSSVSDAGGLHLFNDKNVSGQQDWCASCETSEGNVGDKATELPVSGIAHESTDSGMSSGKDFNMQPNGVLYDDAKIREKIGAMRSIVGYKGTPHATCIEELKALYLFTGVELPTISFSDPPDLEQVNHKLRFLMSIIGVKLDS, encoded by the exons ATGGAGGATCCAAGTGGGGAGTCCGAGCTAGAAGAAGACTGCCCTGAAGCTAACTATGGGAAGGTGAGGTGGATCTTGAACAAAGGATGGGGACTTGGGTTGAAAATTCTGGTGACTGGTATGGTAATTTCTTCTGCCCCAATTGTTCTTCCGCCACTTGTGGTTATTTCCGCAATTGGGTTTGCCGTTTCTGTTCCATCCGGTGTTGTCTTGGCAAGTTATGCTTGCACTGAGAAGATCATGAGCAAGTTGCTCCCTTATGGTGAACCTCCTCTTTTGTCGGAAAATAATGGAACGTTAATGACGAATAACGAAGAATTCGAGCAAGATGAGGAATGGGAACAGGACACATGGGTAGGAGGGAAGACTGACATCGAAAAGGAAGAAGGGTGGGATTGGAGGGATAGACTTGAAGGTGGCGAGATGAGAGTAGAATTTGTAGATGAGGAAAATTATGCCATTATTGTGGAGGATTCACAAGGAAATGTAACTGAAGATGCGGATGAAATTGTAGAAGAAAATGGATATCAGGAGGATGTTGATGAGTCTACGAACAAGGAGGAAAAGCTAATATTGGATAGTATTTACGAGGtgaaatttgaaggattgaCTGATGATTTTAAGGATGATTCTGTACTCGATGAGAATCAAGTCGATGAGGTGTGTGGATTGGTGTTGAATGTGCTTGAGGGTGATGAAACTGATGATCAAATGGGAGTGACACCGATTGAAGTGACTACCCTAGTAATCGAAGAGAGCGAGGGTCAAGAAGGAGTAAGTGATAACGTAGAAGATGAGGAGTTGGTGGAAGAGACAAGGGGATTGCTAGAAAAAATAAGGGATGAAGGCAACGGTGATAATGCAATGGAGATGAACAAGCAGTATGTGGGAGAAACTGGAGGAGGTGGGGaggtaagaaataaaaaaattggtacacaTGCTGAAGACATTGAGATACCAGTTGAAGCTAGAATTGCTGATATTGGATCGCAAGAACCAACTAGTACCATGGAAGGTGGAGTTGGGGAAGTTCCAGATGAATGTGAAGGTATGCAAGGATTCCAAGAAATGAGATATGCGAACGATGCAAAGACTGTTTCCAAGGATGTCAAACCGACCAGAGATATTGGGAGTGTTTCGGAAAGCAAGAATGCTGAGAAAAATTTAGAAGTGGAGAAGCCAATAGGGGAAACCAAGAATGTTAACGATGTtttagaggaagaaaagaaaatggcagaCAAGAGAAATATGAAACCTGTGGTGAGCAGCATTGTGGAAGACGAGCAAAAGCCCGTGATAATCAGAGAGGAACCAGTACAGCAAGGAAGGAGAACCGAGGATACCATCAGTGACGTAGATTTTCAGTtgattaaagagaaggaaactGTGGTATCCTCAGTTTCAGATGCAGGCGGGCTTCATTTGTTCAATGACAAAAATGTTTCTGGTCAGCAAGACTGGTGTGCTTCTTGTGAAACTTCCGAAG GTAATGTGGGTGATAAAGCTACAGAGCTTCCCGTTTCAGGCATTGCACATGAATCTACAGATTCTGGGATGTCATCCGGAAAGGATTTCAACATGCAACCAAATGGG GTACTGTACGATGATGCTAAAATAAGGGAGAAGATCGGTGCTATGCGAAGTATAGTCGGATACAAGGGCACACCCCATGCAACATGCATAGAGGAACTGAAGGCTCTTTACCTCTTCACCGGTGTGGAACTCCCGACGATATCATTTAGTGACCCTCCTGATCTCGAACAAGTTAATCACAAACTTCGCTTTCTCATGTCCATCATCGGAGTTAAACTGGACTCGTGA
- the LOC103408685 gene encoding eukaryotic translation initiation factor 3 subunit B-like produces MADVMTYNDIEATAARIGIDLSQLDLDSIRLPAGEDFGIISDDEDIYNVDNSELDAGFSNIIVVDNLPVVPLEKFEKLENVIRKIYSQIGVIKDDGFWMPLDPETNKTLGYCFLEFNTPQEAELAKERTHGYKLDRSHIFVVNIFNDFDRFMSVPDQWAPPESKPYTPGENLQQWLTDEKARDQLVIRYGADTEVLWNDARHLKPEPFYKRTFWTESFVQWSPLGTYLATVHRQGAAVWGGASTFNRLMRYAHSQVRLIDFSPGEKYLVTYSSHEPSNPRDANRVVINIFDVRTGKVMRDFKGSPDDFAIGGAGGVAGVSWPVFKWAGGKDDKYFARMGKNVISVYETETFSLVDKKSMKVENVMDFSWSPTDPILALFVPELGGGNQPARVSLVQIPAKEELRQKNLFSVSDCKMYWQSNGEYLAVKVDRYTKTKKSTYTGFELFRIKERDIPIEVLELENKNDKIIAFAWEPKGHRFAVIHCDNTNANNNPRPDISFYSMRSAHNTGRVSKLTTLKGKQANALYWSPTGRFIILAGLKGFNGQLEFYNVDELETMATAEHFMATDIEWDPTGRYVATTVTSVHEMENGFNIWTFNGKLLYRILKDHFFQFLWRPRPPSFLTPEKEEEIAKNLKKYSKKYEAEDQDVSIFLSEQDREKRRMLKEEWEKWVAQWKQKHEEEKEVRKNLRDGEASDEEEEYEAKAIEVEEVINQVEEVVAFEE; encoded by the exons ATGGCGGACGTCATGACGTACAATGACATAGAGGCGACGGCGGCCCGAATCGGAATCGACCTCTCGCAGCTGGACCTCGATTCCATCCGCCTCCCTGCCGGCGAAGACTTTGGCATTATCAG TGATGATGAGGATATATACAATGTGGACAATTCAGAGTTGGACGCAGGGTTTAGCAACATAATTGTTGTTGATAACCTCCCTGTTGTTCCTTTGGAAAAGTTTGAGAAGCTCGAAAACGTCATTCGTAAAATCTATAGCCAGATTGGTGTGATCAAAGACGACGGCTTTTGGATGCCTCTTGACCCCGAAACCAATAAAACCTTGGGGTATTGCTTCCTTGAGTTTAATACTCCTCAG GAAGCTGAGCTTGCCAAAGAGAGGACTCATGGATACAAGCTGGATCGATCACATATTTTTGTTGTCAACATTTTTAACGACTTTGATCGGTTCATGAGTGTTCCGGATCAATGGGCCCCTCCAGAAAGTAAACCGTATACACCAGGG GAAAACCTTCAACAGTGGCTAACCGACGAAAAGGCCAGGGACCAACTGGTCATTCGTTATGGTGCAGACACGGAAGTGCTATGGAACGATGCAAGGCACCTGAAGCCGGAACCGTTCTACAAACGCACT TTCTGGACTGAGAGCTTCGTGCAGTGGTCCCCTCTGGGGACTTACCTGGCCACCGTTCATAGGCAGGGTGCTGCAGTCTGGGGAGGCGCCTCTACGTTCAATCGTCTGATGCGTTATGCTCATTCCCAG GTTCGACTGATTGATTTCTCACCTGGTGAGAAATACTTGGTGACATACAGCAGCCATGAACCAAGCAATCCTCGTGATGCAAAT AGGGTCGTGATAAACATTTTTGATGTGAGGACCGGAAAGgtaatgagagattttaaagGAAGCCCAGATGATTTTGCTATTGGAGGAGCTGGAGGTGTTGCTGGGGTGTCTTGGCCTGTTTTCAA ATGGGCCGGGGGAAAAGATGACAAGTACTTTGCCAGGATGGGaaaaaatgttatttctgtATACGAGACGGAAACATTTTCTCTTGTAGACAAAAAGTCAATGAAGGTGGAAAATGTCATGGACTTCAGTTGGTCACCAACTGATCCGATTCTTGCACTATTTGTTCCAGAACTGGGTGGTGGCAACCAGCCTGCTAGG GTGAGTCTTGTTCAAATCCCTGCTAAGGAGGAGTTGAGGCAGAAGAATCTTTTCAGCGTCAGCGATTGCAAAATGTATTGGCAGAGCAATGGGGAGTATCTAGCTGTTAAAGTCGACCGCTacaccaaaacaaagaaaagcacATACACTGGATTTGAGCTTTTCAGAATCAAGGAGCGGGACATTCCTATCGAAGTCTTGGAATTGGAGAATAAGAATGACAAAATTATTGCATTCGCTTGGGAGCCTAAGGGCCACCGGTTCGCAGTAATTCATTGTGATAACACGAACGCGAATAACAACCCAAGGCCCGACATAAGTTTCTACTCCATGCGAAGTGCTCACAATACTGGCCGTGTTTCAAAGCTCACTACTCTCAAGGGAAAGCAGGCAAATGCCCTTTACTGGTCACCTACCGGCCGCTTCATCATTCTGGCAGGATTGAAAGGTTTTAATGGGCAGCTAGAGTTTTACAATGTAGATGAGCTGGAAACCATGGCCACCGCTGAACATTTCATGGCGACGGATATCGAATGGGATCCCACCGGAAG ATACGTAGCTACTACAGTGACCTCAGTCCATGAGATGGAGAACGGCTTCAACATATGGACATTCAATGGCAAGCTACTTTATCGGATACTAAAGGATCATTTCTTTCAG TTCTTATGGCGCCCAAGGCCGCCATCATTCTTGACTCCTGAGAAAGAGGAGGAGATTGCAAAGAACTTGAAGAAGTACAGCAAGAAGTACGAGGCAGAGGACCAGGATGTTTCAATCTTCTTGAGCGAGCAGGATCGCGAGAAAAGAAGAATGTTGAAGGAGGAATGGGAGAAGTGGGTGGCTCAGTGGAAGCAGAAGCACGAAGAAGAGAAAGAGGTGAGGAAAAATCTTAGGGACGGAGAAGCAAGTGATGAGGAAGAGGAGTACGAGGCTAAAGCTATTGAGGTCGAAGAGGTGATAAACCAGGTAGAGGAGGTCGTTGCTTTCGAAGAATGA